The Nymphalis io chromosome 14, ilAglIoxx1.1, whole genome shotgun sequence genome has a segment encoding these proteins:
- the LOC126773279 gene encoding fructose-1,6-bisphosphatase 1 isoform X2, with the protein MLKSSFTTCLLVSEENSSVLQVETERRGKYVVCFDPLDGSSNIDCLVSVGSIFAIYRKVSSGEPTEADALRPGNNLVAAGYALYGSATMMVLSIGKGKGVNGFMYDPSIGEFILTDPNMRIPDKGKIYSINEGYAAEWSDGLKNYIEEKKRPKTGKAYGARYVGSMVADVHRTIKYGGIFMYPATQSAPKGKLRLLYECNPMAFIVTEAGGLATNGSQPILDIKPTSIHERAPCYLGSKLDVEELLKFLN; encoded by the exons ATGCTAAAGTCTTCCTTTACGACCTGCCTTCTCGTTTCCGAAGAAAATTCTTCAGTTTTACAG GTGGAGACTGAAAGACGCGGCAAGTATGTGGTCTGCTTCGACCCTCTTGACGGTTCCTCGAATATAGACTGTTTGGTTTCAGTTGGCTCAATTTTTGCCATTTACAG GAAAGTTTCAAGCGGCGAACCAACAGAGGCCGACGCCCTAAGGCCTGGCAACAATCTGGTCGCTGCTGGGTACGCGCTGTATGGTTCCGCAACCATGATGGTTCTGTCCATAGGAAAAGGAAAAGGTGTCAACGGGTTCATGTACGACCCCTCTATTGGAGAGTTCATTCTAACCGATCCCAACATGCGGATACCAGACAAGGGCAAGATTTATTCCATAAATGAAG GATACGCAGCAGAATGGTCGGACGGTTTAAAGAATTACATAGAAGAGAAGAAGCGACCAAAGACAGGAAAAGCGTACGGCGCGCGGTATGTTGGCTCTATGGTTGCTGACGTGCACAGGACTATCAAATATGGCGGGATATTTATGTATCCTGCAACCCAGTCTGCGCCTAAGGGGAAG CTCCGCCTACTCTACGAGTGCAACCCCATGGCGTTTATCGTGACGGAGGCGGGCGGGCTCGCTACTAACGGCTCGCAGCCCATCCTGGACATCAAACCCACTTCCATTCACGAACGAGCGCCTTGCTACCTCGGCTCAAAACTTGATGTTGAGGAATTGTTGAAGTTTCTTAATTGA
- the LOC126773279 gene encoding fructose-1,6-bisphosphatase 1 isoform X1, whose translation MSQQGPAFDVNAMTLTRWVLAQQRTAPEATGDLTQLLNSIQTAVKAITSAVRKAGIAKLHGISGDTNVQGEEVKKLDVLSNDLFINMLKSSFTTCLLVSEENSSVLQVETERRGKYVVCFDPLDGSSNIDCLVSVGSIFAIYRKVSSGEPTEADALRPGNNLVAAGYALYGSATMMVLSIGKGKGVNGFMYDPSIGEFILTDPNMRIPDKGKIYSINEGYAAEWSDGLKNYIEEKKRPKTGKAYGARYVGSMVADVHRTIKYGGIFMYPATQSAPKGKLRLLYECNPMAFIVTEAGGLATNGSQPILDIKPTSIHERAPCYLGSKLDVEELLKFLN comes from the exons aTGTCTCAACAAGGGCCGGCTTTTGATGTGAACGCAATGACCTTAACCCGATGGGTTTTGGCACAACAAAGAACGGCTCCAGAAGCTACCGGAGACTTAACACAACTTCTGAATTCCATACAAACAGCAGTCAAGGCTATAACATCTGCCGTAAGAAAAGCTGGAATCGCTAaact GCATGGAATATCTGGCGACACAAACGTGCAAGGTGAAGAAGTAAAAAAACTGGATGTTTTATCAAATGACCTCTTTATTAATATGCTAAAGTCTTCCTTTACGACCTGCCTTCTCGTTTCCGAAGAAAATTCTTCAGTTTTACAG GTGGAGACTGAAAGACGCGGCAAGTATGTGGTCTGCTTCGACCCTCTTGACGGTTCCTCGAATATAGACTGTTTGGTTTCAGTTGGCTCAATTTTTGCCATTTACAG GAAAGTTTCAAGCGGCGAACCAACAGAGGCCGACGCCCTAAGGCCTGGCAACAATCTGGTCGCTGCTGGGTACGCGCTGTATGGTTCCGCAACCATGATGGTTCTGTCCATAGGAAAAGGAAAAGGTGTCAACGGGTTCATGTACGACCCCTCTATTGGAGAGTTCATTCTAACCGATCCCAACATGCGGATACCAGACAAGGGCAAGATTTATTCCATAAATGAAG GATACGCAGCAGAATGGTCGGACGGTTTAAAGAATTACATAGAAGAGAAGAAGCGACCAAAGACAGGAAAAGCGTACGGCGCGCGGTATGTTGGCTCTATGGTTGCTGACGTGCACAGGACTATCAAATATGGCGGGATATTTATGTATCCTGCAACCCAGTCTGCGCCTAAGGGGAAG CTCCGCCTACTCTACGAGTGCAACCCCATGGCGTTTATCGTGACGGAGGCGGGCGGGCTCGCTACTAACGGCTCGCAGCCCATCCTGGACATCAAACCCACTTCCATTCACGAACGAGCGCCTTGCTACCTCGGCTCAAAACTTGATGTTGAGGAATTGTTGAAGTTTCTTAATTGA